The following nucleotide sequence is from Peribacillus sp. ACCC06369.
AGAGGTATGGATAAAGATTCCAAGCTTTGTTCTGTGTTGTTTAAACCCCAATGGTAGATGATACCCATCAGGCTTTGGGTGAGGAGTGTTGAAATCTCATTTATTGACTGTTCCGTGCCTATGCTGTTTTGTTTTTTCGCCTCTTCAATTAATGAACGAATAATTTGTAAGAGTGAGCGATTTGAATTTGAAAAGTATGTATGTTCTTTTGAATCTAATGCGGAACTGTAAATCACTTTCATTAGATCTTTGCCCATCTCTTCTTCCAGAAAACGCATCAATTTGCGTATGAAAACAAACAATTTCTCGGTAGCGTCCATATCGGCTGGGAACGAATGGAAGACTTCACGATAGTAATCATCGACTTCTGTGAACCTCGCTAAAAAAATGTCCGATTTCGCTGAAAAGTGTTGATAAAATGACCCTTTCGAAGTGCCGCTTTTTTTCACGATTTCGTCTACTGTAACTTTATCATAACCCTTTTCGCTAAATAGCTTTAAAGAGATGTTTAAAATTTTTTCACGAGTCTTTTCTCCCCTAAGCTGTTTTTTTCTAGGTTCAATCATAAAAAAACCTCCTAGTGATAATTTACAGAATATTCCTATATAGTTTACTATCAGACTACAGTCTGGTTTAGGAAATTTATGGTCTATTTAATTTAACGTAGATTATGAATATTCACAACGCTTTCCTAATTCATTTGGCATATCGGGAAAGCGCTTACGATGTTTCTTGGTCAGTATGGGTGTTGTCAATCTAGCAAAATCAGGAGGATTTTTTAAAAATAGGAGAATACCTGAAAAGGGTGGTTAGAGTTCGTAAGATCCCTTTCCTATTAGTTACTGTCAGGTAGAAAAGGTAATTCTTTTTTAGCCTGGATGATATGCGTTTTGTAATATTATTGGGAATGAGTAAATGTAAATGGAGAGGAGGTGGTATTTCGACTTTTTGAAGGTACCGGGAATGAACCAGAGAGTCGGGAAGCTAGGAAAGAAACGATCAGCGGCAATCGCATTTTTTTATGGGGAAAATGTAGCTTGAAAAGGGAGGAAATAATCATGAATCATTCCAGTGGTGAAATAGAGAAAAAGACGATCAGTAAAACGATGAAACGCATTCTTCCATTTATCTTGATCCTTTATATCATTGCATATTTGGACAGGGTCAATTTAGGCTATGCTGCTTTACAAATGAATGCGGAATTAGCTTTATCCGCTGAGGTTTTTGGATTACTTTCTGGTATTTTCTTTATAGGCTATTTCTTCTTTGAAGTTCCAAGCAACATGATCATGCATAAAGTGGGAGCTCGGATATGGATTGCCCGTATAATGATTTCGTGGGGGCTCGTGGTAATATTAACAGGTTTTGCGCAAACAACTATGCATTTATATATTCTCCGTTTTTTATTAGGTGTCGCCGAAGCTGGTTTTTTCCCTGGTATAATCTTATATTTAACTTATTGGTTCAGGGCCCGCGAAAGAGGAAGGGCAACAGCGGTCCTGCTTTTAGCCTTACCGATTGGCGGATTGATTGGTGCGCCTGTGTCGACGTGGATTCTTGACAATATATCCTGGTTTGGTATGGCAGGCTGGAGATGGATGTTCATCCTTGAAGGCATTCCGGCCATTATTATAGGAATTGTTGTTGTTTTCTATTTAACTAATAGACCGACTAACGCTAAATGGTTATCTAAGGAAGAAAGTGATTGGTTAGAAGGGGAATTGAGTGCGGAAAGAAAAATTAGCTCGAAAATAAATAAAGTAACTAAGCTTGATATGCTGAAAGATTCGAAAATCTGGAAGTTGGCCCTTTTTTATTTCGCAGGGTACACATCTATCTATGGATTGTCATTCTGGATGCCAACCATCATTAAATCTTTATCGGAAAATGCAACAACCAATTTAGAAATAGGCTGGTTAGCGATGATTCCATCATTAATCGGTATACCTGCCATTATGTTTGTTGGCTGGAACTCAGATCGGACCAATGAACATAAACCACACTTGCTTGTTTGTCTCATGATAGCAGTTATCGGATTTATCGGGTGCGGCTTTTCAGATAGTGTATTTATGATGGTGCTTATGTTAACGATTACATCTTTCGGGTTATACGGTTTCAGTGGATGTTTCTTTGCCTATATGACATTTTTCTTTACTGAGTCGACTGCACCAGTTGGCATAGCCCTAGTCAATTCATTTGCGGCTTTAGGTGGTTTTGTAGGACCGATGATTCTTGGAACTGTTGCATTTACTCAAGGCATGTTTATATTATCTGGATTACTTGTGATAGGAGTCATTACTTTATTATCATTAAAATTGACTAATGTTTCAGCTGGAAATATTGGAAAAGAAGTTGAAGTCAATATTAAGCAATTATAAAAAATTCTAAATGAAAATTGAATTAAAGCGTAGATATTAAAATAGAAACATCAGTGGAAATCACAAAGGTCCATGGTGTTTCTTTTTTCATATAGTCATATTATTAAAGAAAAGTAGTTTTTAAAGAGGGAAGTAAACGTAATAGATATGGATGCATTCCATTTTGAGCATGTCCAAATTTAATCTTGATCGCAGGTTCTTCTCAATATGACTTGTTTGAAGGATTCGGCAGGATTAGAATGGAGATGAGATGCAAGTAGCTTTGTAAAGAACAGGGATTCCTTTTCTTTCAAACGTCACATTTATTCGATAAAAAGGATATCAGGGAGAGAAATGGGTGATGATGTGGAAATTCATTTGGTGGCAAAAGATGAGATAGAGGCTCAAGGAATTCGTTGGATAGTTGAATCCCACCTTACGGGAGTCCGACTGATCCTATGGAAAACGATTGAAGAATTTGAAAAGGGCATGCGCAATCGGCATCCGGAATTCGTCATTTTAGATATGGATATTTGGACGAATGAAAGTGAGGCGATGGGCGCTTTGTTAAAGCGGAGGGGAATTCGTTGGTTAGGGATTTCATCTGAGCGAATCTTTCAAACAGCTTATCGGGCCTTACGTTTTCGTGCGGATGATGTTCTATTCCGTCCTTTTTCTTCAGCGGATTTGGTAAAGCATATCCAACAATTACGTTTTCAATTAAGAAATGGTCAAGGTTTTTCCTCGACAGGCACCATGGATGAGGAGAATACACTTGATATTGGTTATCCAGATTTCTTCTTGACAGAGCGGAGGCATGATAGTCGAATAACCATGGTGGCATTTTTGACACCTGATAATAGGGCCCTCCCTTTAGTATATGATGAACTGCAACGATATTCTTTTACTGGGAAGCATCAAATATTCGCTTTATCGGATTTTATTTTATGCGTCCAGGAAACAAAGGAAATTGATGTAAATAAGGAAGAATATCAAGCATTCCTGGCTCACTGGAAAGAAAGAATGGATGAGCCTCTTGCCATCATAATAAAAGTGGCAACGCCTGATGAGTCTTTAAAAAGGATGTACCAGCAAACACGTGAATTTACGAGGCAAATCTTTTTCGATGGATATGATATCATTTTAGCGGAAAGTCAACAAACTTCCCCTCAAGAGATGGATCCATTCCTCACTCCTCTTGAACAAAGGCTTTGGATAGAAATGCTCGAAAGACGGGATGCGAAAGCCATCAGGAACTGGATCGAACGTGAATTCCTAACTTTTCAACAACCATACCCTGACCCGGAAATCGTTCGTATTCGCCTTACAAGTGTACTCGCACAGATCCGTAGGCATATGAAATCATACAACTTGCAAAATGCGTCTCTAGAAGCAATATACTATGATGTATTTCAGCAAATCGTACATAAACCAGTCATTCATCAAATAGTAAAAGAACTGCATGCGTTCACCACCCATTTGCTCCTTCAGGATCACGGGCAATTACAGGAAGGAGCACGCACTCTTAGCGAAAAAGCAAGAGAGCTGATCGAGTCCAACTATTGGGATTCCCAGTGGAATCTATCGACCTGTGCAGATACTCTGCGTGTCAATAAAAGCACACTCAGCCGTCGTTTTGCAGCTGAATCCGGCGAGTCTTTTCGCAATACGCTGCATCAAGTTCGAATTAGGGAAGCTAAACGCCTATTAAAGGAAACGGATTTATCATTGGAGGAAATCGCACAATTAGCCGGTTATTCACATCAGACCTATTTTAATGCAAAATTCAAACTGCTTGAAGCTTGTACTCCATCAGCTTATCGGTCTGGATTATAAAAAGGACGATTCAGTAATATTGAATCGTCCTTTTTTATTTCATAACAATATAATTTTCAATATTATTCATAAAAAAATAAAGTTAACTACAAAAACTTGAAATAATTTATAAAATAATCATTAAATTATAATGAATTATTCTGAATTTTTCTTATAGAATGAAAATATAACAAAAACAAGGGGGAAATGAAAATGAACACGATTACAAACAAGGTTATCCGTTATACTGGAACAGAATTGCATACAAAAGGATGGCAACAAGAAGCGGTGCTTAGAATGTTAATGAATAATTTGGATCCTGAAGTCGCTGAACGTCCAGAAGATTTGGTGGTATACGGAGGGATTGGGAAAGCAGCTCGTAACTGGGAATGCTTTGATGCAATCGTCAAATCACTAAAAGAGCTTGAAGAAGATGAAACTTTATTGGTCCAATCAGGGAAACCGGTGGCCATTTTTAAAACGCATTCGGATGCACCACGTGTCCTGCTTGCAAATTCAAATATCGTCCCTGCTTACGCGAACTGGGAAACATTCCATGAACTTGATAAAAAGGGATTGATGATGTATGGGCAAATGACAGCTGGTAGCTGGATATATATTGGTTCTCAAGGAATCGTACAGGGTACATACGAGACATTTGCCGAGCTTGCAAAACAACATTTCAATAACTCATTAAAAGGCACCATTACTCTAACGGCAGGACTAGGCGGTATGGGAGGGGCACAGCCACTGGCAGTTACGATGAACGGCGGTGTCTGTATCGGAATCGATGTTGATGAGACAAGAATTGACAGGAGGATCGAGACTCGTTATACCGATGTGAAAACGGATTCTTTAGATGAAGCCATTCGTCTAGCTAAAGAAGCAAAACTTGCAGGAAAAGCATTATCGATTGGCTTGATTGGGAATGCGTCCGATCTTCTTCCTGAAATGATCGCCAGAAACTTTATTCCGGATGTCTTGACAGATCAAACTTCCGCCCATGATCCGTTAAATGGATATACACCATCTGGTATGTCAATGGAGGAAGCTGCACAATTACGGAATGCGAATCCAGAAGAGTATATTAAACTCTCTAAAGCTTCAATGGCCAAACATGTAAGAGCAATGCTTGAAATGATGGAAAAAGGAGCCGTGACGTTTGATTATGGCAACAATATCCGTCAAGTTGCGAAAGATGAAGGGGTAGAGAATGCTTTTGACTTCCCTGGTTTCGTTCCTGCTTATATCCGTCCACAATTTTGTGAAGGAAAAGGTCCATTCCGCTGGGTGGCTTTATCTGGTGATCCTGAAGACATTTATAAAACAGACCAAGCCATTTTACGCGAATTTGCTGATAATGAACATTTATGTAACTGGATTAGAATGGCTCAAGAAAAAATTCAGTTCCAAGGTCTGCCTTCGCGCATTTGCTGGCTTGGTTATGGGGAGCGCGCCCGTTTTGGTAAAATCCTCAATGATATGGTTGCAAGTGGAGAATTGAAGGCCCCGATAGTAATTGGGCGTGACCATTTGGATTCAGGCTCTGTCGCTTCGCCGAATCGTGAAACGGAAGCAATGAAGGATGGTTCGGATGTAGTGGCTGACTGGCCAATATTAAATGCAATGGTTAATGCAGTGGGCGGTGCAACTTGGGTATCCGTACATCATGGCGGTGGTGTAGGAATGGGATACTCCATGCATGCAGGAGTGGTAATCGTGGCAGACGGCACCAAAGAAGCAGGCGCCAGGATTGAGCGAGTGTTGACAACGGATCCTGGGATGGGCGTAGTGCGTCATGTTGATGCAGGGTATGAACTGGCAGAGGAAACAGCTCGTGAAAAAGGTATTAATATCCCGATGCTTGATAAAGGAATTGATAAACAATGACAAAACCAATTTGGATAAAACATGCCGCTCAACTTGCCACCCTTACCTCTGAAAGGAAAGGTCCTCGTTCCAAAGAGGGAATGTCGGAGCTTGGTTTGATAATAGATGGAAGTATATGGATGGAGTGTGGTTTGATTCAAGCTGTAGGTACGACCAAGGAATTGGAAGAACTTTATGCTGATAGATTGCATGAAGCTGAAGTTTTCGATGCTTCTGGCCATTTGGTGACACCAGGGCTTGTTGATCCCCATACGCATGTGGTATATGGCGGGAGTCGTGAGCGTGAATTTGAAATGCGTCTTGAAGGTGCAACATATATGGACATCATGAATGGAGGTGGAGGCATTCATGCAACCACCCGCATGACCAGGGAAGCAAGTGAAGAAGAGTTGATGGAACAAACCAAACGACGCCTTGATTCGTTTCTCGCTCATGGCGTGACTACAGTAGAAGGTAAAAGCGGTTATGGAATGAATTTGGAAACCGAATTGAAGCAGTTGCGGGTGATGAAGAAGTTACAGGAAGAGCATCCGATTGATTTAGTTCCTACCTTTATGGGAGCCCATGCGGTTCCAAAGGATTATAAAGGCCGTGAGGATGAATTTGTCGATCATCTGATTAATGATATGCTTCCAATCGTCTCTGAAGAAAAGCTTGCTGAATTCAATGATGTATTTTGTGAAAAGGGGGTTTTTACCCCTGAACAATCAGAGCGGATTTTAAAGGCGGGGAAAAAGTACGGCTTGATCCCTAAAATTCATGCCGATGAAATTGAGCCATACGGGGGAGCGGAACTAGCTGCCAAAATAGGGGCGATTTCAGCTGAGCATTTATTGAAGGCTTCCGAAGAGGGAATTCAAGCCATGGCTAAGTCAGGAACCATTGCCTGCTTGCTTCCAGCCACAGCTTTGTATTTAAGAGAAGATGCGGCCCCAGGACGCCGAATGGTTGATGAAGGTGTAGCTGTTGCCATTTCGACCGATTGCAATCCCGGATCCTCACCGACGACTTCTATGCCACTTGTCATGAATCTGGCATGCATCTCGATGCGGCTTACCCCTGCTGAAGCGCTTACGGCGGCAACATACAATGCTGCTTGTGCAATCAACAGACAAGAAAAGATCGGTTCGCTTGAAGTAGGAAAACAAGCGGATGTCGTTTTATGGAATGTTGAAAACTATCAGGAATTGCAATATTTATTTGGGGTTAATCACGTTAAGACTGTATGGAAAAACGGTGTTCAAGTTGTGAATGATAGAGTGAAGACTGATTCCAAAAGCCTGACGGGCCTTTAAAACTCACTAAAAAAAGATACGGCCTCGATTCTCAATCAATGTCTACCCATTCCATCCGCTGAAAAATTCAGGGGATGGGATGGGCTTTTAGAAGTATTTATCAAATGTAATGGTGTTGAATCGTAGGATGGTGGTTTATCATCCTACCCATTGCCAGCGTTAAATACTTTACTGCTTTACAGTGAGATTTAATGAAAGTGTTTTAAGGAAATCGTGGAAATGAATCTTCCATGTGGAGGGAATTTTATGTGGATAATCACTATCCATTCGAAGGATAACTTAAAAATGTTTGAGTTTTACACTGAAAAGGAAGCAAGGGAAAAATTCGAAGTAATAGAAGGGCGTAAAATCCTTAGTGAAGTCATTTATTTCAATGATCATTTAATTTCTGGTTAACTACC
It contains:
- a CDS encoding TetR/AcrR family transcriptional regulator codes for the protein MIEPRKKQLRGEKTREKILNISLKLFSEKGYDKVTVDEIVKKSGTSKGSFYQHFSAKSDIFLARFTEVDDYYREVFHSFPADMDATEKLFVFIRKLMRFLEEEMGKDLMKVIYSSALDSKEHTYFSNSNRSLLQIIRSLIEEAKKQNSIGTEQSINEISTLLTQSLMGIIYHWGLNNTEQSLESLSIPLIETIINGLKMKH
- a CDS encoding MFS transporter; protein product: MNHSSGEIEKKTISKTMKRILPFILILYIIAYLDRVNLGYAALQMNAELALSAEVFGLLSGIFFIGYFFFEVPSNMIMHKVGARIWIARIMISWGLVVILTGFAQTTMHLYILRFLLGVAEAGFFPGIILYLTYWFRARERGRATAVLLLALPIGGLIGAPVSTWILDNISWFGMAGWRWMFILEGIPAIIIGIVVVFYLTNRPTNAKWLSKEESDWLEGELSAERKISSKINKVTKLDMLKDSKIWKLALFYFAGYTSIYGLSFWMPTIIKSLSENATTNLEIGWLAMIPSLIGIPAIMFVGWNSDRTNEHKPHLLVCLMIAVIGFIGCGFSDSVFMMVLMLTITSFGLYGFSGCFFAYMTFFFTESTAPVGIALVNSFAALGGFVGPMILGTVAFTQGMFILSGLLVIGVITLLSLKLTNVSAGNIGKEVEVNIKQL
- a CDS encoding response regulator transcription factor — its product is MGDDVEIHLVAKDEIEAQGIRWIVESHLTGVRLILWKTIEEFEKGMRNRHPEFVILDMDIWTNESEAMGALLKRRGIRWLGISSERIFQTAYRALRFRADDVLFRPFSSADLVKHIQQLRFQLRNGQGFSSTGTMDEENTLDIGYPDFFLTERRHDSRITMVAFLTPDNRALPLVYDELQRYSFTGKHQIFALSDFILCVQETKEIDVNKEEYQAFLAHWKERMDEPLAIIIKVATPDESLKRMYQQTREFTRQIFFDGYDIILAESQQTSPQEMDPFLTPLEQRLWIEMLERRDAKAIRNWIEREFLTFQQPYPDPEIVRIRLTSVLAQIRRHMKSYNLQNASLEAIYYDVFQQIVHKPVIHQIVKELHAFTTHLLLQDHGQLQEGARTLSEKARELIESNYWDSQWNLSTCADTLRVNKSTLSRRFAAESGESFRNTLHQVRIREAKRLLKETDLSLEEIAQLAGYSHQTYFNAKFKLLEACTPSAYRSGL
- the hutU gene encoding urocanate hydratase, which produces MNTITNKVIRYTGTELHTKGWQQEAVLRMLMNNLDPEVAERPEDLVVYGGIGKAARNWECFDAIVKSLKELEEDETLLVQSGKPVAIFKTHSDAPRVLLANSNIVPAYANWETFHELDKKGLMMYGQMTAGSWIYIGSQGIVQGTYETFAELAKQHFNNSLKGTITLTAGLGGMGGAQPLAVTMNGGVCIGIDVDETRIDRRIETRYTDVKTDSLDEAIRLAKEAKLAGKALSIGLIGNASDLLPEMIARNFIPDVLTDQTSAHDPLNGYTPSGMSMEEAAQLRNANPEEYIKLSKASMAKHVRAMLEMMEKGAVTFDYGNNIRQVAKDEGVENAFDFPGFVPAYIRPQFCEGKGPFRWVALSGDPEDIYKTDQAILREFADNEHLCNWIRMAQEKIQFQGLPSRICWLGYGERARFGKILNDMVASGELKAPIVIGRDHLDSGSVASPNRETEAMKDGSDVVADWPILNAMVNAVGGATWVSVHHGGGVGMGYSMHAGVVIVADGTKEAGARIERVLTTDPGMGVVRHVDAGYELAEETAREKGINIPMLDKGIDKQ
- the hutI gene encoding imidazolonepropionase encodes the protein MTKPIWIKHAAQLATLTSERKGPRSKEGMSELGLIIDGSIWMECGLIQAVGTTKELEELYADRLHEAEVFDASGHLVTPGLVDPHTHVVYGGSREREFEMRLEGATYMDIMNGGGGIHATTRMTREASEEELMEQTKRRLDSFLAHGVTTVEGKSGYGMNLETELKQLRVMKKLQEEHPIDLVPTFMGAHAVPKDYKGREDEFVDHLINDMLPIVSEEKLAEFNDVFCEKGVFTPEQSERILKAGKKYGLIPKIHADEIEPYGGAELAAKIGAISAEHLLKASEEGIQAMAKSGTIACLLPATALYLREDAAPGRRMVDEGVAVAISTDCNPGSSPTTSMPLVMNLACISMRLTPAEALTAATYNAACAINRQEKIGSLEVGKQADVVLWNVENYQELQYLFGVNHVKTVWKNGVQVVNDRVKTDSKSLTGL